Below is a window of Hyalangium ruber DNA.
AAGTGGAGCTGACACGTCCGGTGAAGAAGCTGAAGAAAGAGGGCGCGACGATCGACATCGTCTCCATCCGCCCAGGCTCCATCCGGGGGATGAACCTCCTGCTGCCCGGGAAGAAGGTGCGCGTGGACACCACGCTCCGGGAGGTGAAGGCGGCCGACTATGACGCGCTGTTGCTGCCCGGCGGCTTCGTCAACCCGGACCTGCTGCGGCAGAGCACACTGGCGGTGGAGTTCGTCACGGACTTCGAGCGACTCGGCCGGCCCATCGCCGTCATCTGCCATGGCCCCTGGGTGCTCGCCTCGGCGGAGCTGGTGCGCGGGCGGCGACTCACCTCCTGGCCCGGCATCCGCGACGACATCCACAACGCGGGAGGCCTCTGGGAGGACGCGGCGGTGGTGCGAGATGAAAACTGGGTCTCCAGCCGGGGACCGCATGATCTGCCGGAGTTCGAGAAGGCCATGGTGGCCCTGTTCGCCGAGCACCTACCGGTGGAAGCCAAGACGCGTGTACCCGAGCGGCCATCCAAGCGCTGGCCTCGCTGGCTGGCGGGTGGCATGGCCCTCGCCGCGCTGCGCTATGGCCTCCGAGGGCGCAGGCTGATCGGCGCCTAGCCTGGGAAGTACCCTCACGGGTAGCCCTCCGGGTGAGTTCACATTGCCCTACGCCAGGGGGCGGGCTGATCCGGGAGACAGGCTCACATCTGCCTCCCTCCGCTCCGATCCTTCGGATAAATGGGCTTTGAAGATGCTGTCGGCTTCTGGACACAATAGATCCAGCAAGGTCGGGCGACGGGGTTGCGCCCCACAGGGACACGCATCGGATCATGGCGAGCACGAGTCCGTCCGAAATGAGGCACCCAATCGCCGGATTTCCGAAGCCCCGAGAGCCCAGAGCGCCGCACGTAGCGGCCCGCGCGGGGTTCTTCGCGCGGCTGGACAAGCTGCTCTCGGAGCCGCTGCGCAACGCGCCTCCCTCGGAGCTCATCCGCAACCGCATCATGGCCGGCGCGGCGCTCTTCCTGTTCCTGAGCACCGTGCTGTACATCCTCACCCATCCCTTCACGCCGAAGCTGGCGCCCACGCTCTTCGCGAACCTGGGCTACCTGAGCACGCTGGTGGTGCTGCGCAGGGCCCGTACCCACCATGCGCCGGCGCGGCTGCTGTTCCTGGTGCTGTGCCTGGGCCTCTTCGGCTCCGTCTTCGTGTCCGAAAGCCCCCTGGGCAGCATCCATGCCGCGACCATGCTGCTGCCGGCGCTCGCCGTGTACCTGCTGGGGCCGCGCTGGGGGTTCGCCATGACACTGCTGGTCATCGGCGTCCTCGGCATCCTCCACCCGCTCTATTACACCTCCGTCCACAGCGGTCCCCTCTTCCTGCCCCGCGAGGAGATCTGGCCCCTGCACATCGCCGCCTCGGTCTCGTTCGTGGGCGCGTGGGGCCTGGGCGCGCTGCACAGCACGGCGCGGCGCTCGGTTCAGGAGTCACTCGAACAGACGCTCCAGGAGCTGCGCGACAGTGAGAGCAAGCTCAGCAGCGTCATCGAGAGCACCGGGGACGTGGTCATCTCGATGGACCCCCAGGGGCGCGTGTTGACCGCCAACTCGGCGGCGAAGCAGCTCTATCTCCAGTACTTTGGCAAGCCGATCGAGGTGGGGGTCCCCCTCTTCGAGCCGGCGCCGCCAGCGCTGCGCGAGCTGTGGGAGCAGCGGATCGCCCAGGTATGCGCCGGCGAGCGCCTCCACGTCGAGGAGGAGAGCGAGCACCAGGGGGTTCGCGTCGTGGTGGACGTTCGCGCCCACCCCCTCCACGGCGCGGACGGGCGGCTCATGGGGCTGACGCTCTTCTCCCGCGACATCACCGCCCGCAAGCAGGCCGAGAACCGGCTGGGAGAGATGCACCGCACCCTGGTGGATGTCTCGCGCCAGGCGGGCATGGCCGAGGTGGCCACCGGCGTGCTCCACAACGTGGGCAACACCCTCAACAGCGTCAACATCTCCACCAGCCTGCTCGCGGAGATGCTGGGCAAATCTCGCGTCGTCAGCCTGGCCAAGGCCACCCAACTGCTGCGCGAGCACGGCGCCGACATGAGCACCTTCCTCTCCAGCGATCCGCAGGGCCAGAAGCTGCCGGCCTACTTCATCGCCCTCTCGGAGCACCTGCTCGAGGAGCGCGACACGATGAGCAAGGAGCTGGTCTCGCTCACCCAGAGCGTGGACCACATCAAGTCCATCATCAGCATGCAGCAGAAGCACGCGCGCACGGCGGGGTCCATCGAGCAGCTCGCCGTGCCCCAGCTCATCGACGAGGCGCTGCGCCTGCACGCCGTCTCGTTCGAGCGCATGGGCATCCTCATCGAGCGGGAGTACGCTGCCGTGCCCCCCATCCTCGTCGACCGGCACAAGCTGCTGCAGATCCTCATCAACCTGCTGAGCAACGCCCGCCACGCGCTGGTGGACAGCGGCAGGCAGGACAAGCGCATGACCATCCGCATCCGGCTCTCCCCCGACGCTCAGCGCCTGCTCATCGAGGTGGCGGACAACGGCGTGGGCATTGCCCCGGAGCACACCGAACGCCTCTTCACCCAGGGGTTTACCACCAAGAAGACGGGCCACGGGTTCGGCCTGCACATCAGCTCCCTGGCCGCCACGGAGATGAAGGGTCGCCTCTCTTGTACCAGCCCGGGACCCGGCCAAGGTGCTACCTTTACCCTCGAGTTGCCTGTGGCGGGCGAGGAGGCCACGTCGTGAGCACACCTGCGTCCCCCAACCGTCGCATCCTCGTGGTGGATGACAACCGGACCATCCACCAGGATTTTCGGAAGATCCTCTGTCCGCCCACCGCCAACGACTCGCTGGACGCGATGGAGGCCGACCTCTTCGGGCAGACCGAGGCGAGCGCCCGGCTCCCGGGCTTCGAGGTGGACTCGGCCTACCAGGGCGAGGAGGCGCTGCTGCTGTCGCGCAACGCCCGCGAGCAGGGCCGCCCCTATGCAGTGGCCTTCGTCGACATCCGCATGCCGCCCGGCATCGACGGCGTGGAGACCACCTCGCGTCTCTGGAAGGATGACCCGGACATCCAGGTCGTCATCTGCTCGGCCTACGCCGACTACTCCTGGGAGGAGATGATGC
It encodes the following:
- a CDS encoding two-component system sensor histidine kinase NtrB, which gives rise to MRHPIAGFPKPREPRAPHVAARAGFFARLDKLLSEPLRNAPPSELIRNRIMAGAALFLFLSTVLYILTHPFTPKLAPTLFANLGYLSTLVVLRRARTHHAPARLLFLVLCLGLFGSVFVSESPLGSIHAATMLLPALAVYLLGPRWGFAMTLLVIGVLGILHPLYYTSVHSGPLFLPREEIWPLHIAASVSFVGAWGLGALHSTARRSVQESLEQTLQELRDSESKLSSVIESTGDVVISMDPQGRVLTANSAAKQLYLQYFGKPIEVGVPLFEPAPPALRELWEQRIAQVCAGERLHVEEESEHQGVRVVVDVRAHPLHGADGRLMGLTLFSRDITARKQAENRLGEMHRTLVDVSRQAGMAEVATGVLHNVGNTLNSVNISTSLLAEMLGKSRVVSLAKATQLLREHGADMSTFLSSDPQGQKLPAYFIALSEHLLEERDTMSKELVSLTQSVDHIKSIISMQQKHARTAGSIEQLAVPQLIDEALRLHAVSFERMGILIEREYAAVPPILVDRHKLLQILINLLSNARHALVDSGRQDKRMTIRIRLSPDAQRLLIEVADNGVGIAPEHTERLFTQGFTTKKTGHGFGLHISSLAATEMKGRLSCTSPGPGQGATFTLELPVAGEEATS
- a CDS encoding type 1 glutamine amidotransferase domain-containing protein, coding for MGKKLKGLRVAVLAADGFEQVELTRPVKKLKKEGATIDIVSIRPGSIRGMNLLLPGKKVRVDTTLREVKAADYDALLLPGGFVNPDLLRQSTLAVEFVTDFERLGRPIAVICHGPWVLASAELVRGRRLTSWPGIRDDIHNAGGLWEDAAVVRDENWVSSRGPHDLPEFEKAMVALFAEHLPVEAKTRVPERPSKRWPRWLAGGMALAALRYGLRGRRLIGA